GTTTAAATATTAGCCCAAAGCCTTCTAAGTACATaagcttttaatttaaaaataaagtcataCCTTTTCTCATGGCGTAATCCAAAATTTCTTTCAACTCCTCCCAGTCAACTTCCATATCATCGCCCGCGAGTTTTCTAAAGAATTCGCGTACTTTTTCCTCATTACTGCGGTCGGGTTCTGGTTGTTCGCGTAcctgaataataaatttaattacattaaattacaatataaatttcagactaattataattataaattccattaaaaaaaatttaatcatgtTAAGTGCTCAGTAACTTACTTCGTCGCCTTTATCATCTTCTTTATTAAGCTGATTAATTATCTGAAGCAAGCGTGATAAACATGCGGCGTATTAGAGCATTAATACCCAAaggaagtaaaaataattgttagtttgcttttattttgttagttaattattagtattattattaattgtggAAAAAACTAACGCGTCTCAATTTATTGTAACGATGTGTTAACCTTGATgggttttaaattatcatgCTAAGCCCTAAGGCTGTCAGTGCTCCGATATGACGTAGTTTATAAATGACTAAGCGTATAGATTATTATCGTGATTCATCATCACGGCGATCGAACATTAATCTTATAGCCACGAggtataatattattaattacgtgTTTTAGTATACATACCCTATCATCCACCTCTCCGATACCAACAGACTCGTCGTTTTCcctgaaattaaattattattgatcaaattttttaaatttaattaattaattaactacttaattaatGACTTACTCCATATTGTTTTGGTTTTCGGAAAATATACGGAGTAAAAATTCACCCTCTTCGTTTGGATCAAAAGTACTGGGTACAATACAGTAACTACCTGGAGGTAATTTAAAACGACATGTCACCTCacgtaaattaataaaagaggGTGATCTGGCAACAGAGGcattatatttaaagaaattcaTGTCAAGTGGTTTAGGCAATCGATCGGGATTTTCAAGATGGTAAATAGCGAACCCAATGGTCAAACAATCCGCGCCCATACGCTTCTGAGCACGTCGATTTTTTTGCATCAGAGCTACGATGACTGTACACTTATCGTCACCCTCGTCGGGATACTCGAGAGTGATACGATACTGCGGGTTGTGATAGAAtgtttccaaaaaatttctgcaGCCTCCCGCAGTGACTCCGCGTACCCACTCGCCCTCAAAGACACTCGtctcccattttttttttccggcaCTCAGATCGTCTTCCGTCAGCGAGTCGGGGTTCAAGTTACAGATCTCGAGATTTGTGAAATACGTTTTAAAATCTTGGAATGACATCCAGAATTCACCGTCAGTGTCAAATGTCAATCCAAGCTCTTCCTTCTCGTGCTCTGGAATGAATCTCCATTCTGGAGACATGTCACTCCAGGGACCATTCCACTCGGCTTCATTTCCCCAGGGATTTCTCAATCGGAGCAACGGAATTTTTCCAACCTGATTCGGTGTCTCAATATTGACGTACTTGACACGCGTGATACTGTAAGCGTGTCCTCGAATAAGACCTTGAGGTGTTTCCGCTTCAAGAACATTAGGGTCTGGCTCAATCGAGCATCCCAACATTGAATTTCTCTCGTAagcttttattaaaatactaaaCAAATTTGGTGGTGTTTCGTCCATCTGATACATCTCAGTAACTCCGCCAGTGAAATCTTCCATAGCTTCGCAAGCTGTTCCTCCCTTCAAAGCCTCATAAGAACCATGAAGTTTAGCATAAGCTTTTTCTAATAACGCACTCCAGAATTCACTTTTCTCAGCAGAGTTTAGGAACATCAGCTGCCCGTGGTAAGTTGGCAGACGGTCATCGATCACCACATCGACCCATCGTCCATACTGCCAAAATCTAAAACAAGTAAATCATCAACGcacttgttaattaattttgaaaaaaatttaattacctgAAGTGAAATATTCCAGCGTAATTATCATCGAAACCCTGATCTTCAGGTACGActtgaaaaaataagtttGGATGCATTGTGAGATTAGCTACTGCTGCAAGTAACCAACAGTCACCAAGTTCTCCCTGTTGGACATCGAATCTTGAAAATCCTTCAACAAATAACTGGGGATTGTCTGCTATttcctaaaataaatttaaaaatttaaattaccaaCAAAAATTAGTCCAACACTAAATCCAAAGTGGACTCACCATCGGCCTACGCCATTCGATGTATCGATCAggtcttttcgaaaaaaataatgacgaATCTACAGCCGGGAACTCTGGATCTTCGAACAAAACTCCACGTGACAAACATTCTTGTCTCAGTTGATTGAAATCTTGGATAGATCCTTGAGATCTGAACCCCGATCCTCTTTCTCCCAACTGCGAAACAAAATTTCACTCAATAAATCACTTTctacaattagtaattagcaaaaaaaataaactagtcATCAACAgataattattacattataaattgactttccgatataatttttcgaagTTTTAACAGGACTATCATTATaactaattgtttttttaacagaACTAGATGACGTAaacgaattatttttctctttgtCATCAGATTTaccagaaaaatatttttcatagcGCGTGTTTATATTAAACGTTTGAAAcgtatactttttattattcatgtttatttatttactttgaatagtaaataaaaaattttttacaaacgtttatattttttattttcgctcTTATTGCATCAAGTGCATAGAACATACTAAGCTTAACTTTCATAAGTTTTTATCAGTAAAAGGATGTTTATAtacttgataataataaatatacatgtacCCGGATAAAAAATTGACCACAATCATCTTGAAACtagtctatttattttattcatttttaataactatcagattaattttatgatcctgaacttagcagacaattaaaaatttttggatttttttttagcaatcaaattcgaaaaaaaaaaaaaaactaaaattatgcacatgtagaaaattttaaaaactacaggtgcaattttttcaaatatttttttttataatttatcgtttaaaaaaaaaacaaaaaattattagaagttGGCGACCTTCAGTCtcatctatattattaagagaataaggaaaagtttaaactctttttaattgccaagtattgagataaataaatttatctatatcattcgaattacatttaaattacacgagaaaaaagacgagtgtatttattttctttaaataaattaatactttaattattctgtcactaaatatgacgagatgtcactgaatatatagatatattatttaaatcgcgttacttattccaaaatgacagatttttatactcccttttggttttaggaagtttctcaaagccaaaaaaagtgtggatagaaaaaaaaagattcattgacacaaaaaatctttactcgcctaaagaaaatttttacttagcccaataaattttttgcattgtgaattgaaaacaaaaatttatttagaactagaaaaaatttattggtgcagggaattatttcttgaccaaaaaaatcttttttcgccccaagacaatttttgtatttaattgataatgtataaaatttcttggtgcaaattaaaatttttttgcggcaagaaattctttttttctgagtatttgataaatttagtagtgatatttgggcagttgcgtagtgactgcaggttgttcgtttaatttcaaatgaatttaaaaaattgcaataaaaaatgagtgtaaatgtagcagacatcagacaaatttaaaataattaacaaatcgagtaaatagttaataaaatgagtgtgaatgtagcagacatcagacaaatttgaaattataaataaacagagtaagtaattttttaaaaaatgtttgtaaaaaatgcacttactaatttttgaatttttcaaatgtgcattttgtttaaattctattttattaattatttactctatttattaataatttaaaatttgtctgatgtctgctacattcacactcatttaataaaataaaattaaaaaaaaatgaagatttacaaaatttttaaattaataagtgcattttttttttaattatttaccctatttatttattattttaaatttgtctgatgtctgctacattcatgatccagaagttaacagacaaccggaaattttcgaattttttttttaccagagaattacaaaaaaaaaaaaaaactaaaaatacgcacatgtagaaaatttaaaaaactatcggtacaattttttcaaatatttttttttaatgatttattgtttaaaaaaaatctaaaaattatcagatgtCGGCCAACTTCTGTTTCATGCTGCATTCACACTCGTTATAAACAACGtcctaaataaatttattattattattaaacaattaaatttttacaaaacaaatgaatataaataatataaaaaatatatatacacataaataataaaataaaaaattacttgccgTTAAAATTGCGATTTGACAGATAAAAAGTGAGGTTAAgtttcaatgaaaataaaaattaattattgcaggtgcaattaattaatgagtgcgtaaaataataaataatgattaaaaaatatataaataataataattatatggtagtagcgattaaaaatcaatagttATGATAACAAATTATTTGACAGCTGCGGAATtatcaatgaattttattattattatcataaatatgtaAGTCTTAATCAAACAAATCCATCAGAATGATATCATACCACTTTGATATTAAACAGTGAAGGTAATACACGTTTTACTTCGCAGACtgtttttacaaatatatcatTTCCAGGTTCTGTCGCTTCTTTGCTCCAGCCATAACCACAAGATTGCGGGTAACttccatagaatccactcatttttatatattttttaaatttctgacCTCAATGCACTTGCTCTTGTCAATTATTGACACCACGTGATAACTGattgtcaaaataattattttcacaggaataatttatttgccTTCAACCTTTACGTTCAAAGGAATTCGCTTGAATGTCGGTGTCGGATGAATTTAATTGTAGGAATGGTTGGATACTAATATATACAGAGAGAATGTATATGATGGAATCATTTATTGGGCTCGTCAGAGTAAAGgtgtttatatttacttttttttttaattcccgtTAATTTTACACTGACTTCATCGCTCTGATTTcatcgtaatttaaaataataatcaaagaaatttataattctatgattatttatttaaatttaaatttttaaaataatagttcAATTTATACTAGACAATAAAAAGTGATAGCGCGTTGATAGACTCAAggtcataattaaaaaaaaatttattagttgcATTTTATTGTGATCTTGAAGTTAGACGACAGTTcacaattttcagattttttttaaaacaattaaatttgaatttaaaaaaaaaataaaaatatccacatgtagaaaatttaaaaaagtataagcgcaattttttaaatttactgtttttaaaaaattcaaaaatttattaaacgtcagctaacttcagtatcatgctATTGttaatgattctgaagttaacagacgtctaatagttttttgattttttttaaccgataaattataaaaaaaaaaatatttcaaaaaattgcaccgatagttttttaaattttctatatgtgcattttttagttttttttttttaattaaattgttgaaaaaaaaattcgaaaattgttgattgtctgctaacttcaggatcattattattattttttttaaaaataattcaaatttcaaaatcaattgggttcaatttaaaaataaatatttgattgttgacttaaatatttatagcttATGACAATTAGATGATCGTGACCTGAGTGCAAACTAATTGATTGCATGTTTAGCGtacacaataaatttttttttttactgagcATAAATTTAATAGGATAAAATACTCACTTGAACTTTTTCgattttcttttttgaaaattctggtTCAGAAACAACAGACATATTCCACCCGTAgctattcatttttataaatgatttatttgctTTAGCTGGACTTAAATACTAGGTGGTAATTAATATCAGGATCAAGGTCGCGGTGCGcgataaatgataaaacaTAAAGACTAATTTTGTGGGTCACTAATGACAGTAATTACTTGACGTTGACGTACAAGTAGACAAGGAAACTGATGCAGTTGATTCACTTTTAGTCAATACA
This genomic interval from Microplitis mediator isolate UGA2020A chromosome 2, iyMicMedi2.1, whole genome shotgun sequence contains the following:
- the LOC130663871 gene encoding calpain-A isoform X4, translating into MSGFYGSYPQSCGYGWSKEATEPGNDIFVKTVCEVKRVLPSLFNIKVLGERGSGFRSQGSIQDFNQLRQECLSRGVLFEDPEFPAVDSSLFFSKRPDRYIEWRRPMEIADNPQLFVEGFSRFDVQQGELGDCWLLAAVANLTMHPNLFFQVVPEDQGFDDNYAGIFHFRFWQYGRWVDVVIDDRLPTYHGQLMFLNSAEKSEFWSALLEKAYAKLHGSYEALKGGTACEAMEDFTGGVTEMYQMDETPPNLFSILIKAYERNSMLGCSIEPDPNVLEAETPQGLIRGHAYSITRVKYVNIETPNQVGKIPLLRLRNPWGNEAEWNGPWSDMSPEWRFIPEHEKEELGLTFDTDGEFWMSFQDFKTYFTNLEICNLNPDSLTEDDLSAGKKKWETSVFEGEWVRGVTAGGCRNFLETFYHNPQYRITLEYPDEGDDKCTVIVALMQKNRRAQKRMGADCLTIGFAIYHLENPDRLPKPLDMNFFKYNASVARSPSFINLREVTCRFKLPPGSYCIVPSTFDPNEEGEFLLRIFSENQNNMEENDESVGIGEVDDRIINQLNKEDDKGDEVREQPEPDRSNEEKVREFFRKLAGDDMEVDWEELKEILDYAMRKELPLSSHHSEAHTEPNQEGSLLDSIISLLCSVVCNDQQYSKPVEMHNEGFSKDVCRSMVAMMDTDHSGKLGFEEFKTLWNDIKSWRAVFRLYDRDGTGYLSAFELRQALNSAGYKLNNHILNILVHRYGTKDGKVTFDDYIMCAVRLKTMIDIFQERDPHHTNSATFTLEEWVEKTLYS
- the LOC130663871 gene encoding calpain-A isoform X2, whose product is MNNKKYTFQTFNINTRYEKYFSGKSDDKEKNNSFTSSSSVKKTISYNDSPVKTSKNYIGKSIYNLGERGSGFRSQGSIQDFNQLRQECLSRGVLFEDPEFPAVDSSLFFSKRPDRYIEWRRPMEIADNPQLFVEGFSRFDVQQGELGDCWLLAAVANLTMHPNLFFQVVPEDQGFDDNYAGIFHFRFWQYGRWVDVVIDDRLPTYHGQLMFLNSAEKSEFWSALLEKAYAKLHGSYEALKGGTACEAMEDFTGGVTEMYQMDETPPNLFSILIKAYERNSMLGCSIEPDPNVLEAETPQGLIRGHAYSITRVKYVNIETPNQVGKIPLLRLRNPWGNEAEWNGPWSDMSPEWRFIPEHEKEELGLTFDTDGEFWMSFQDFKTYFTNLEICNLNPDSLTEDDLSAGKKKWETSVFEGEWVRGVTAGGCRNFLETFYHNPQYRITLEYPDEGDDKCTVIVALMQKNRRAQKRMGADCLTIGFAIYHLENPDRLPKPLDMNFFKYNASVARSPSFINLREVTCRFKLPPGSYCIVPSTFDPNEEGEFLLRIFSENQNNMEENDESVGIGEVDDRIINQLNKEDDKGDEVREQPEPDRSNEEKVREFFRKLAGDDMEVDWEELKEILDYAMRKELPLSSHHSEAHTEPNQEGSLLDSIISLLCSVVCNDQQYSKPVEMHNEGFSKDVCRSMVAMMDTDHSGKLGFEEFKTLWNDIKSWRAVFRLYDRDGTGYLSAFELRQALNSAGYKLNNHILNILVHRYGTKDGKVTFDDYIMCAVRLKTMIDIFQERDPHHTNSATFTLEEWVEKTLYS
- the LOC130663871 gene encoding calpain-A isoform X7, with product MNSYGWNMSVVSEPEFSKKKIEKVQLGERGSGFRSQGSIQDFNQLRQECLSRGVLFEDPEFPAVDSSLFFSKRPDRYIEWRRPMEIADNPQLFVEGFSRFDVQQGELGDCWLLAAVANLTMHPNLFFQVVPEDQGFDDNYAGIFHFRFWQYGRWVDVVIDDRLPTYHGQLMFLNSAEKSEFWSALLEKAYAKLHGSYEALKGGTACEAMEDFTGGVTEMYQMDETPPNLFSILIKAYERNSMLGCSIEPDPNVLEAETPQGLIRGHAYSITRVKYVNIETPNQVGKIPLLRLRNPWGNEAEWNGPWSDMSPEWRFIPEHEKEELGLTFDTDGEFWMSFQDFKTYFTNLEICNLNPDSLTEDDLSAGKKKWETSVFEGEWVRGVTAGGCRNFLETFYHNPQYRITLEYPDEGDDKCTVIVALMQKNRRAQKRMGADCLTIGFAIYHLENPDRLPKPLDMNFFKYNASVARSPSFINLREVTCRFKLPPGSYCIVPSTFDPNEEGEFLLRIFSENQNNMEENDESVGIGEVDDRIINQLNKEDDKGDEVREQPEPDRSNEEKVREFFRKLAGDDMEVDWEELKEILDYAMRKELPLSSHHSEAHTEPNQEGSLLDSIISLLCSVVCNDQQYSKPVEMHNEGFSKDVCRSMVAMMDTDHSGKLGFEEFKTLWNDIKSWRAVFRLYDRDGTGYLSAFELRQALNSAGYKLNNHILNILVHRYGTKDGKVTFDDYIMCAVRLKTMIDIFQERDPHHTNSATFTLEEWVEKTLYS
- the LOC130663871 gene encoding calpain-A isoform X1 → MTKFTYFYVRAVEDDNGKIKTERFIKGDPELLGIRQDVRKPLGRYNLLSRHLRGGLSGSGDVYHPGTATFKLGERGSGFRSQGSIQDFNQLRQECLSRGVLFEDPEFPAVDSSLFFSKRPDRYIEWRRPMEIADNPQLFVEGFSRFDVQQGELGDCWLLAAVANLTMHPNLFFQVVPEDQGFDDNYAGIFHFRFWQYGRWVDVVIDDRLPTYHGQLMFLNSAEKSEFWSALLEKAYAKLHGSYEALKGGTACEAMEDFTGGVTEMYQMDETPPNLFSILIKAYERNSMLGCSIEPDPNVLEAETPQGLIRGHAYSITRVKYVNIETPNQVGKIPLLRLRNPWGNEAEWNGPWSDMSPEWRFIPEHEKEELGLTFDTDGEFWMSFQDFKTYFTNLEICNLNPDSLTEDDLSAGKKKWETSVFEGEWVRGVTAGGCRNFLETFYHNPQYRITLEYPDEGDDKCTVIVALMQKNRRAQKRMGADCLTIGFAIYHLENPDRLPKPLDMNFFKYNASVARSPSFINLREVTCRFKLPPGSYCIVPSTFDPNEEGEFLLRIFSENQNNMEENDESVGIGEVDDRIINQLNKEDDKGDEVREQPEPDRSNEEKVREFFRKLAGDDMEVDWEELKEILDYAMRKELPLSSHHSEAHTEPNQEGSLLDSIISLLCSVVCNDQQYSKPVEMHNEGFSKDVCRSMVAMMDTDHSGKLGFEEFKTLWNDIKSWRAVFRLYDRDGTGYLSAFELRQALNSAGYKLNNHILNILVHRYGTKDGKVTFDDYIMCAVRLKTMIDIFQERDPHHTNSATFTLEEWVEKTLYS
- the LOC130663871 gene encoding calpain-A isoform X5, producing the protein MSGFYGSYPQSCGYGWSKEATEPGNDIFVKTVCEVKRVLPSLFNIKVLGERGSGFRSQGSIQDFNQLRQECLSRGVLFEDPEFPAVDSSLFFSKRPDRYIEWRRPMEIADNPQLFVEGFSRFDVQQGELGDCWLLAAVANLTMHPNLFFQVVPEDQGFDDNYAGIFHFRFWQYGRWVDVVIDDRLPTYHGQLMFLNSAEKSEFWSALLEKAYAKLHGSYEALKGGTACEAMEDFTGGVTEMYQMDETPPNLFSILIKAYERNSMLGCSIEPDPNVLEAETPQGLIRGHAYSITRVKYVNIETPNQVGKIPLLRLRNPWGNEAEWNGPWSDMSPEWRFIPEHEKEELGLTFDTDGEFWMSFQDFKTYFTNLEICNLNPDSLTEDDLSAGKKKWETSVFEGEWVRGVTAGGCRNFLETFYHNPQYRITLEYPDEGDDKCTVIVALMQKNRRAQKRMGADCLTIGFAIYHLENPDRLPKPLDMNFFKYNASVARSPSFINLREVTCRFKLPPGSYCIVPSTFDPNEEGEFLLRIFSENQNNMEENDESVGIGEVDDRVREQPEPDRSNEEKVREFFRKLAGDDMEVDWEELKEILDYAMRKELPLSSHHSEAHTEPNQEGSLLDSIISLLCSVVCNDQQYSKPVEMHNEGFSKDVCRSMVAMMDTDHSGKLGFEEFKTLWNDIKSWRAVFRLYDRDGTGYLSAFELRQALNSAGYKLNNHILNILVHRYGTKDGKVTFDDYIMCAVRLKTMIDIFQERDPHHTNSATFTLEEWVEKTLYS
- the LOC130663871 gene encoding calpain-A isoform X6, translated to MTKFTYFYVRAVEDDNGKIKTERFIKGDPELLGIRQDVRKPLGRYNLLSRHLRGGLSGSGDVYHPGTATFKLGERGSGFRSQGSIQDFNQLRQECLSRGVLFEDPEFPAVDSSLFFSKRPDRYIEWRRPMEIADNPQLFVEGFSRFDVQQGELGDCWLLAAVANLTMHPNLFFQVVPEDQGFDDNYAGIFHFRFWQYGRWVDVVIDDRLPTYHGQLMFLNSAEKSEFWSALLEKAYAKLHGSYEALKGGTACEAMEDFTGGVTEMYQMDETPPNLFSILIKAYERNSMLGCSIEPDPNVLEAETPQGLIRGHAYSITRVKYVNIETPNQVGKIPLLRLRNPWGNEAEWNGPWSDMSPEWRFIPEHEKEELGLTFDTDGEFWMSFQDFKTYFTNLEICNLNPDSLTEDDLSAGKKKWETSVFEGEWVRGVTAGGCRNFLETFYHNPQYRITLEYPDEGDDKCTVIVALMQKNRRAQKRMGADCLTIGFAIYHLENPDRLPKPLDMNFFKYNASVARSPSFINLREVTCRFKLPPGSYCIVPSTFDPNEEGEFLLRIFSENQNNMEENDESVGIGEVDDRIINQLNKEDDKGDEVREQPEPDRSNEEKVREFFRKLAGDDMEVDWEELKEILDYAMRKEMHNEGFSKDVCRSMVAMMDTDHSGKLGFEEFKTLWNDIKSWRAVFRLYDRDGTGYLSAFELRQALNSAGYKLNNHILNILVHRYGTKDGKVTFDDYIMCAVRLKTMIDIFQERDPHHTNSATFTLEEWVEKTLYS
- the LOC130663871 gene encoding calpain-A isoform X8, which codes for MTKFTYFYVRAVEDDNGKIKTERFIKGDPELLGIRQDVRKPLGRYNLLSRHLRGGLSGSGDVYHPGTATFKLGERGSGFRSQGSIQDFNQLRQECLSRGVLFEDPEFPAVDSSLFFSKRPDRYIEWRRPMEIADNPQLFVEGFSRFDVQQGELGDCWLLAAVANLTMHPNLFFQVVPEDQGFDDNYAGIFHFRFWQYGRWVDVVIDDRLPTYHGQLMFLNSAEKSEFWSALLEKAYAKLHGSYEALKGGTACEAMEDFTGGVTEMYQMDETPPNLFSILIKAYERNSMLGCSIEPDPNVLEAETPQGLIRGHAYSITRVKYVNIETPNQVGKIPLLRLRNPWGNEAEWNGPWSDMSPEWRFIPEHEKEELGLTFDTDGEFWMSFQDFKTYFTNLEICNLNPDSLTEDDLSAGKKKWETSVFEGEWVRGVTAGGCRNFLETFYHNPQYRITLEYPDEGDDKCTVIVALMQKNRRAQKRMGADCLTIGFAIYHLENPDRLPKPLDMNFFKYNASVARSPSFINLREVTCRFKLPPGSYCIVPSTFDPNEEGEFLLRIFSENQNNMEENDESVGIGEVDDRVREQPEPDRSNEEKVREFFRKLAGDDMEVDWEELKEILDYAMRKEMHNEGFSKDVCRSMVAMMDTDHSGKLGFEEFKTLWNDIKSWRAVFRLYDRDGTGYLSAFELRQALNSAGYKLNNHILNILVHRYGTKDGKVTFDDYIMCAVRLKTMIDIFQERDPHHTNSATFTLEEWVEKTLYS
- the LOC130663871 gene encoding calpain-A isoform X9, which encodes MSGFYGSYPQSCGYGWSKEATEPGNDIFVKTVCEVKRVLPSLFNIKVLGERGSGFRSQGSIQDFNQLRQECLSRGVLFEDPEFPAVDSSLFFSKRPDRYIEWRRPMEIADNPQLFVEGFSRFDVQQGELGDCWLLAAVANLTMHPNLFFQVVPEDQGFDDNYAGIFHFRFWQYGRWVDVVIDDRLPTYHGQLMFLNSAEKSEFWSALLEKAYAKLHGSYEALKGGTACEAMEDFTGGVTEMYQMDETPPNLFSILIKAYERNSMLGCSIEPDPNVLEAETPQGLIRGHAYSITRVKYVNIETPNQVGKIPLLRLRNPWGNEAEWNGPWSDMSPEWRFIPEHEKEELGLTFDTDGEFWMSFQDFKTYFTNLEICNLNPDSLTEDDLSAGKKKWETSVFEGEWVRGVTAGGCRNFLETFYHNPQYRITLEYPDEGDDKCTVIVALMQKNRRAQKRMGADCLTIGFAIYHLENPDRLPKPLDMNFFKYNASVARSPSFINLREVTCRFKLPPGSYCIVPSTFDPNEEGEFLLRIFSENQNNMEENDESVGIGEVDDRVREQPEPDRSNEEKVREFFRKLAGDDMEVDWEELKEILDYAMRKEMHNEGFSKDVCRSMVAMMDTDHSGKLGFEEFKTLWNDIKSWRAVFRLYDRDGTGYLSAFELRQALNSAGYKLNNHILNILVHRYGTKDGKVTFDDYIMCAVRLKTMIDIFQERDPHHTNSATFTLEEWVEKTLYS
- the LOC130663871 gene encoding calpain-A isoform X3 — protein: MTKFTYFYVRAVEDDNGKIKTERFIKGDPELLGIRQDVRKPLGRYNLLSRHLRGGLSGSGDVYHPGTATFKLGERGSGFRSQGSIQDFNQLRQECLSRGVLFEDPEFPAVDSSLFFSKRPDRYIEWRRPMEIADNPQLFVEGFSRFDVQQGELGDCWLLAAVANLTMHPNLFFQVVPEDQGFDDNYAGIFHFRFWQYGRWVDVVIDDRLPTYHGQLMFLNSAEKSEFWSALLEKAYAKLHGSYEALKGGTACEAMEDFTGGVTEMYQMDETPPNLFSILIKAYERNSMLGCSIEPDPNVLEAETPQGLIRGHAYSITRVKYVNIETPNQVGKIPLLRLRNPWGNEAEWNGPWSDMSPEWRFIPEHEKEELGLTFDTDGEFWMSFQDFKTYFTNLEICNLNPDSLTEDDLSAGKKKWETSVFEGEWVRGVTAGGCRNFLETFYHNPQYRITLEYPDEGDDKCTVIVALMQKNRRAQKRMGADCLTIGFAIYHLENPDRLPKPLDMNFFKYNASVARSPSFINLREVTCRFKLPPGSYCIVPSTFDPNEEGEFLLRIFSENQNNMEENDESVGIGEVDDRVREQPEPDRSNEEKVREFFRKLAGDDMEVDWEELKEILDYAMRKELPLSSHHSEAHTEPNQEGSLLDSIISLLCSVVCNDQQYSKPVEMHNEGFSKDVCRSMVAMMDTDHSGKLGFEEFKTLWNDIKSWRAVFRLYDRDGTGYLSAFELRQALNSAGYKLNNHILNILVHRYGTKDGKVTFDDYIMCAVRLKTMIDIFQERDPHHTNSATFTLEEWVEKTLYS